A single window of Acetohalobium arabaticum DSM 5501 DNA harbors:
- a CDS encoding AAA family ATPase: MKIKDIELCNFKQYYGKQNIEFAGYDTDSSENVTVVYGENGRGKTSLYRALMFALYGDKFLDQDKNLQGSRNKDLNPDLYIVNINALKEDFEAENDGVEAYVKVNFINDNIEYSLYRSMFGIQNSQDEIFEEDGKVKLTVKNEDGNTKVIEDKEKIEQKVNSILDGRVKSYFLFDGERIERLTKATKEQKEEVAGGIKNLLKIDELNCSIDALEKLKKKIRKELKKISTGDYRKSIEKLDKLDNKKETLEKDLDSLSEELKYARKQEKDIENELAKFDEYKDLIYERKSLKKRKDELTNDREELSDKIRNFNNKAIMLLADDILENVFADINNKDISGIDIKVKKKVVDRILNQMKCICGTNLNLDSKEHKALKEWANEPEENVVDDRIMDFRDELIKAREYISNNKDNCDELLGSFSKLDGSIEEINSRLEQLDAEIDDVSDEEFEEKKEYRKKLIKDISNFEQEIENKEKKISEVENKIQQAENKRKNLEKQQNIKNEFSKKLELTENTLAKLEKIKNLFISEVKDDLEEEATAIFKRLIDSATKDTFKRIIVNDDYSLEILDWNNRPFLANISAGQRQVMSLAFITALAKIAGGKDILEVPLFMDTPFGRLSGNHRDNLLKEIPELSPQWILLATDTEFTRVEAEELRKSGNWGKVYKLELIEDGYTKLKEVSVNQFKPKR; the protein is encoded by the coding sequence TTGAAAATAAAAGATATAGAACTCTGTAATTTCAAGCAATATTATGGAAAACAAAATATTGAATTTGCAGGTTATGATACAGATAGCTCCGAAAATGTAACAGTAGTTTATGGAGAGAATGGAAGAGGAAAAACTAGTTTATATAGAGCACTTATGTTTGCATTATATGGTGATAAGTTTTTAGACCAAGATAAGAATTTGCAAGGTTCTAGAAATAAAGATTTAAACCCTGATTTATATATAGTTAATATCAATGCTTTAAAAGAAGATTTTGAGGCAGAAAATGATGGAGTAGAAGCATATGTAAAGGTTAATTTTATTAATGATAATATTGAATATTCATTATACAGAAGTATGTTTGGGATTCAAAATAGTCAAGATGAAATTTTTGAAGAGGATGGTAAAGTAAAACTAACTGTTAAAAATGAAGATGGAAATACTAAAGTAATAGAAGATAAGGAAAAAATTGAACAAAAAGTTAATTCTATCTTAGATGGTAGAGTAAAGAGTTATTTTCTATTTGATGGTGAAAGGATTGAGCGATTAACGAAGGCTACTAAGGAACAAAAAGAAGAAGTGGCTGGAGGAATAAAAAATTTGTTGAAAATTGATGAATTAAATTGTTCTATTGATGCTTTGGAAAAGTTGAAAAAAAAGATTAGAAAAGAATTGAAAAAGATTTCGACAGGAGATTATAGAAAGTCAATTGAAAAATTAGATAAATTGGATAATAAAAAAGAAACTTTAGAGAAAGATTTGGATAGTTTATCAGAAGAATTAAAGTATGCCAGGAAACAAGAGAAAGATATAGAGAATGAATTAGCAAAATTTGATGAATATAAAGATTTGATTTACGAAAGAAAGTCATTAAAGAAAAGAAAAGATGAATTAACTAATGACCGAGAGGAATTATCAGATAAAATTCGAAATTTTAATAATAAAGCTATTATGTTGTTAGCCGATGATATATTGGAGAACGTTTTTGCTGATATTAATAATAAAGATATTAGTGGAATTGATATTAAAGTTAAGAAAAAAGTAGTAGATAGAATTTTAAATCAGATGAAATGTATTTGTGGTACTAATTTAAATTTAGATAGTAAGGAGCATAAAGCTTTAAAGGAATGGGCTAATGAGCCAGAAGAAAATGTAGTTGATGATAGGATAATGGATTTTCGAGATGAGTTAATTAAAGCACGGGAATATATTTCTAATAATAAAGATAACTGTGATGAGTTATTAGGTAGCTTTTCTAAATTAGATGGTAGTATAGAAGAAATAAATTCACGTTTAGAACAATTAGATGCTGAAATTGATGATGTTTCCGATGAAGAATTTGAAGAAAAAAAAGAATATAGAAAAAAATTAATTAAAGATATAAGTAACTTTGAACAGGAGATAGAAAATAAAGAGAAAAAAATATCTGAAGTAGAAAATAAAATTCAACAAGCAGAGAATAAAAGAAAGAATCTTGAAAAACAGCAGAATATTAAAAACGAATTTAGTAAGAAGTTAGAATTAACTGAAAATACTTTAGCTAAATTAGAAAAGATAAAGAACCTCTTTATTTCAGAGGTTAAAGACGATTTAGAAGAAGAAGCTACCGCAATATTTAAAAGATTGATTGACTCTGCTACTAAAGATACATTTAAAAGAATTATTGTTAATGATGATTATAGTTTAGAAATTCTTGATTGGAATAACCGGCCCTTTTTAGCTAATATTTCAGCTGGACAGCGTCAAGTAATGTCGTTAGCTTTTATAACTGCTTTGGCTAAAATTGCAGGAGGTAAGGATATATTAGAGGTGCCATTATTTATGGATACACCTTTTGGGAGGCTTTCAGGAAATCATAGAGATAATTTATTAAAAGAGATTCCTGAATTATCACCACAATGGATTTTGTTAGCTACTGATACTGAGTTTACTAGGGTAGAAGCTGAGGAATTACGTAAGTCAGGCAACTGGGGGAAAGTTTATAAATTAGAATTAATAGAGGATGGTTATACAAAACTAAAAGAAGTTAGTGTAAATCAATTTAAACCTAAAAGATAA
- a CDS encoding radical SAM protein, translating to MVNILLLEPDYKNKYPPLGLMKISSYHKEKGDSVTFAKGQLRDDEKENDNWDRIYITTLFTFEWDKTIETIEYAKSLIEDKDNIFIGGILATLKPNEIEDKTGIKPITHRLDNDNEEAKRLIGYDNDHIIDNCTPDYEILDDIEYEYPYNDAYFAYMTRGCGMNCEFCAVQTLEPEYVPFISIKEQIKKINQQHGPKRNLLLMDNNVLRSPKFNDIVEEIKELGFARGATYTYENDKGKVITQKRYVDFNQGLDANLLTEEKAKKLSELAIRPARIAFDHIEDRDKYERAIRRCAKYGIKYFSNYMLYNADDFQGKGSQYKADSPEDLYKRLKITMELQNDINKDKTEDKKVKIYSFPMKYIPLEDTDRSYIGPKWNAKFLRAIQVMLLPCSGVGGVSEEFFRKAFGEDLKEYKLNLRMPESILMSRGKFLQRDDESENELEKRLNEDRGALVKSKYYKKWKRLYKSMKNEDKLLEVIGDNKFEADGYFEIENNKIKKIYLHYLSKSRFLTLLNKLVSNNLEKDINLVFDYVTDEFPFYIERIAKYIHDKRISHRKLRGYIKVFGKFGVKLILKNWVKNDLENKYLLSRLEKAMMHIGQEFINISKLRAMKRYIDSGCLNKSEIALVKTYIKDLNEEGITRILKDYFSDFKRQLKFNNRDEPGFEKIEKKIEVLTAELGEQLSLF from the coding sequence GTGGTAAATATTCTTTTATTAGAACCAGATTACAAAAATAAATATCCGCCATTAGGATTAATGAAGATTTCTTCTTATCATAAAGAAAAAGGTGATAGTGTAACATTTGCTAAAGGTCAGTTAAGAGATGATGAAAAAGAAAATGATAATTGGGATAGAATTTATATTACTACTTTATTTACTTTTGAATGGGATAAGACAATTGAAACTATTGAATATGCGAAATCCTTAATAGAAGATAAGGATAATATTTTTATCGGAGGAATTTTGGCAACACTTAAACCTAATGAAATTGAAGATAAAACTGGAATAAAACCAATTACACATCGACTTGATAATGATAATGAGGAAGCGAAGAGACTAATTGGTTATGATAATGACCATATAATTGATAATTGTACACCTGATTATGAGATATTAGATGATATTGAATACGAATATCCTTATAATGATGCATACTTTGCTTATATGACTCGTGGATGTGGCATGAATTGTGAATTTTGTGCAGTACAAACACTTGAACCTGAATATGTTCCTTTTATTTCAATTAAAGAACAGATAAAGAAGATTAATCAACAACACGGGCCCAAAAGAAACTTGTTATTAATGGATAATAATGTTTTAAGGTCTCCAAAATTTAATGATATAGTAGAAGAAATTAAAGAATTAGGTTTTGCAAGGGGAGCTACATATACATATGAAAATGATAAAGGTAAAGTTATAACTCAAAAGAGATATGTAGACTTTAATCAGGGGTTAGATGCAAATCTTTTAACTGAAGAAAAAGCTAAAAAATTAAGTGAGTTAGCAATTAGACCAGCAAGAATAGCATTTGACCATATTGAAGATAGAGATAAATATGAAAGAGCAATTAGAAGATGTGCTAAATATGGAATTAAGTATTTTTCTAATTATATGTTATATAATGCAGATGATTTTCAAGGAAAAGGAAGTCAATATAAAGCAGATTCACCAGAAGATTTATATAAAAGATTAAAAATAACTATGGAATTACAGAATGATATTAATAAAGATAAAACAGAAGACAAGAAAGTTAAAATCTATTCTTTTCCTATGAAGTATATACCTCTAGAAGATACAGACCGTAGTTATATAGGACCCAAATGGAATGCAAAATTTTTAAGAGCAATACAAGTGATGTTACTACCTTGCAGTGGTGTAGGTGGAGTGAGTGAAGAATTTTTTAGAAAAGCTTTTGGAGAGGATTTAAAAGAATATAAACTAAATTTAAGAATGCCTGAAAGTATATTAATGAGTAGAGGCAAATTTCTTCAAAGAGATGATGAATCTGAAAATGAATTGGAGAAAAGGTTGAATGAAGACCGTGGAGCATTAGTAAAAAGCAAATATTATAAAAAATGGAAAAGATTATATAAGAGCATGAAAAATGAAGATAAGTTATTAGAGGTAATTGGAGATAATAAATTTGAAGCTGATGGTTATTTTGAAATTGAAAATAATAAGATTAAAAAAATATATTTACATTATTTAAGCAAATCTAGATTTTTAACATTATTAAATAAGTTAGTTAGTAATAATTTAGAAAAGGATATAAATTTAGTCTTTGATTATGTTACGGATGAATTTCCATTTTATATTGAAAGAATTGCAAAATATATTCATGATAAACGAATTTCACATAGGAAACTTAGAGGATATATAAAAGTTTTTGGAAAGTTTGGAGTCAAACTCATTTTGAAAAATTGGGTTAAAAATGATTTAGAAAATAAATATTTATTAAGTAGATTAGAAAAAGCTATGATGCATATTGGACAAGAGTTTATTAATATTAGCAAATTACGTGCGATGAAACGTTATATAGATTCTGGTTGTCTAAATAAATCAGAAATTGCATTAGTGAAAACATATATTAAGGATTTAAATGAAGAAGGCATAACTAGAATATTAAAAGATTATTTTAGTGATTTTAAAAGACAATTAAAATTTAATAATAGAGATGAACCTGGCTTCGAAAAAATCGAGAAGAAAATAGAAGTTTTGACTGCAGAACTTGGAGAACAGTTGTCGTTATTTTAG
- a CDS encoding ATP-binding protein: MLDDIIIGKHTLESLTAGMYSDAKVIYREYIQNSVDAIDEAINSGITDKCEAKIDIEINKNNSKITIKDNGTGISSKNAVKKLLDIGNSTKNPESTIGFRGIGRLAGLSYCQKLKFVTSYKGEDKKTIVSFDANKLEKLLIPGEYTDYDLLTVIKEVTKSKKHNEKTDKHYFKVILEEVNNIDHILDYNRIKNYLSQVAPIPFDEQKFPWAKDIKNKLDLKGILLDEYNVILSDGNKKEKLFKLNSNEFVADIRKKISDNIKDVEIKFIEDDFNNLIAFLWYTKSNFYGTMVDRKKKGIRLRKGNIQIGDRSTLNKIFKEDRFNGWFQGEVHVFNENLIPNARRDDFEKNLDYTQLISQLKEIGNSLSKDIRKMSKERNNLKKKKQLYKKFDYLNDKIEKVSDFKILDLVDDLSQKEKEVLNKVFKIVDDNYEQEKVDEFVKNIVENF; encoded by the coding sequence GTGTTAGATGATATTATTATAGGAAAACATACATTGGAATCATTAACTGCTGGTATGTACTCTGATGCTAAAGTGATTTATAGAGAGTATATTCAAAATAGTGTTGATGCAATAGATGAAGCAATTAATTCAGGAATAACTGATAAATGTGAGGCTAAGATTGATATTGAAATAAATAAGAATAATTCTAAAATCACGATAAAAGATAATGGAACGGGAATTTCTAGTAAAAATGCTGTTAAAAAATTATTAGATATAGGAAATTCAACTAAAAATCCTGAAAGTACAATAGGATTTAGAGGTATAGGTAGGTTAGCTGGATTAAGTTATTGTCAAAAGTTAAAGTTTGTTACTTCGTATAAAGGTGAAGATAAGAAAACTATAGTGTCGTTTGATGCTAATAAATTAGAGAAACTTTTAATTCCAGGAGAATATACTGATTATGATTTATTAACGGTAATTAAAGAAGTAACTAAATCTAAAAAACACAATGAAAAAACAGACAAACATTATTTTAAAGTTATCTTAGAAGAGGTAAATAATATTGACCATATTTTGGATTATAATAGAATAAAAAACTATTTATCTCAAGTTGCTCCAATACCTTTTGATGAACAAAAGTTTCCTTGGGCAAAAGATATTAAGAATAAATTAGATTTGAAAGGCATTTTGCTTGATGAATATAATGTAATTTTAAGCGATGGAAATAAAAAAGAAAAGCTGTTTAAATTAAATTCAAATGAATTTGTTGCGGATATTAGAAAGAAAATATCTGATAATATTAAAGATGTTGAAATAAAGTTTATTGAAGATGACTTTAATAACTTAATAGCTTTTTTATGGTACACTAAATCTAATTTTTATGGAACTATGGTTGATAGAAAAAAGAAAGGAATAAGGTTAAGAAAGGGAAATATTCAAATTGGAGATAGAAGTACATTGAATAAAATATTTAAAGAAGATAGATTTAATGGTTGGTTCCAAGGAGAAGTACATGTTTTTAATGAAAATCTTATTCCAAATGCTCGTAGAGATGATTTTGAAAAAAATTTAGATTATACACAATTGATTAGCCAATTAAAGGAAATTGGAAATAGTCTTTCTAAAGACATAAGAAAGATGTCTAAAGAACGAAATAATTTAAAGAAAAAGAAGCAATTATATAAGAAGTTTGATTATTTGAATGATAAGATAGAAAAAGTAAGTGACTTTAAAATTTTAGATTTAGTTGATGATTTAAGTCAAAAGGAAAAAGAAGTTTTGAATAAAGTATTTAAGATAGTTGATGATAATTATGAACAAGAAAAAGTAGATGAATTTGTAAAAAATATAGTTGAAAATTTTTAG
- a CDS encoding IS4 family transposase produces the protein MNNCTMLLNKLLEVIDINFLDKVVDKYNADYKVHKLTTKVHLLYLLYFHLTEKKSLADFVVNLKVDSNLKKELPQISVSQLSRKNENRSYQIFADIFSHLFDKLKNKQGFKETIKDIGSIKIIDSSIISLCLSLFAWAKFRKSKGGIKLHTLYDAESGAPENIIVTNAIVHDKEIFDNLTFDSGCTYIFNRAYIDYQKFDYFIENDIYFVTRTKSNTKIEVVRTLEPTKDDKKANILLDADVILGSTDKRMKHELRLIKVKTIDRQGNEKEIKIITNRFDLPAHQIAQLYKERWEIELFFKWIKQHLKIKRFFGHNKNAVLIQIYSAVILYLLLKLIKKKAKFNGSLLNLTRRIKYSILTIVPDAFNWKDWCYSFS, from the coding sequence ATGAATAATTGTACCATGCTTTTAAACAAATTACTAGAGGTAATTGATATAAACTTTTTGGATAAAGTGGTAGATAAATATAATGCTGACTATAAGGTTCATAAACTTACAACTAAAGTCCATCTATTATATCTACTCTACTTTCATTTAACTGAGAAAAAGAGTCTAGCAGATTTTGTAGTCAATCTAAAAGTTGATTCAAATTTAAAAAAGGAATTACCTCAAATTAGTGTTTCTCAGCTGTCTCGTAAAAATGAGAATAGAAGCTATCAAATTTTTGCTGATATTTTTTCTCATTTATTTGATAAACTTAAGAACAAACAGGGCTTTAAAGAAACTATAAAAGATATCGGATCAATAAAAATAATTGATTCCTCTATTATTAGTTTATGCTTATCTCTTTTTGCTTGGGCTAAATTTAGAAAAAGTAAAGGTGGAATTAAACTCCATACCTTATATGATGCAGAAAGTGGAGCACCAGAAAATATAATTGTTACTAATGCTATAGTTCATGATAAAGAGATATTCGATAACTTAACTTTTGATTCTGGTTGTACTTATATCTTCAATAGAGCCTATATAGATTATCAAAAATTCGATTACTTTATTGAGAATGATATTTATTTTGTGACTAGAACTAAGTCTAATACTAAAATTGAAGTTGTTAGAACTTTAGAGCCTACTAAAGATGATAAAAAAGCTAACATTTTACTTGATGCTGATGTTATTTTAGGTTCTACAGATAAAAGAATGAAGCATGAATTACGGTTAATCAAAGTTAAAACTATTGACCGTCAAGGTAATGAAAAAGAAATTAAAATTATAACTAATCGTTTTGATTTACCAGCTCATCAAATAGCTCAGCTATATAAAGAACGCTGGGAAATAGAACTATTCTTTAAATGGATCAAACAGCATCTTAAGATTAAGAGATTCTTTGGCCATAATAAGAATGCTGTTTTAATTCAAATTTACAGTGCAGTAATTTTATATCTACTCTTGAAACTAATCAAGAAGAAAGCAAAGTTTAACGGTAGCCTGCTTAATTTAACTAGAAGAATTAAATACTCTATTTTAACAATTGTTCCAGATGCGTTTAACTGGAAAGACTGGTGTTATAGTTTTAGTTAA
- a CDS encoding helix-turn-helix domain-containing protein has protein sequence MNFSQRLKQLRKEKGLTLEKLADEFDRSKTTFSNYENNHRKPDIDLTIELAEYFNVSIDYLLGNTEEKRTADEIKEVISENQELFKLWEIISDRKDLQLLLQQVKNFDSKSINNFINIINIIKKEQQDYSE, from the coding sequence ATGAATTTTAGTCAGAGACTTAAACAACTAAGAAAAGAAAAAGGACTAACATTAGAGAAATTAGCAGATGAATTTGATCGCAGCAAAACTACTTTTTCTAATTATGAAAATAACCATAGAAAACCAGATATAGATCTAACCATAGAATTAGCAGAATATTTTAATGTGTCTATAGATTATTTGTTAGGTAATACTGAGGAAAAACGTACTGCTGATGAAATTAAAGAAGTTATATCTGAAAATCAAGAACTTTTCAAATTGTGGGAAATAATATCTGATCGTAAAGATTTACAACTTTTATTACAACAAGTGAAAAATTTCGATTCTAAATCTATCAATAACTTTATAAACATTATTAATATAATCAAAAAAGAGCAACAAGACTATTCAGAATAG
- a CDS encoding RNA-guided endonuclease InsQ/TnpB family protein has product MKLAKYFIHKPNKTQQIVLSCLAYASARLYNIGNYQRKKWSKDSDNDYPDWYKQKKQLKENFWYKNLPSQTAQETLKILADNWDSFYQSIEDYQHNPNKYTGEPNPPNYKPKDSKFNFRYLNNGFKIIDGKLRLSIPKQLKKYLKEEYSITNKFLWIRVPNELLSSNRDVLNSTTRIEFKPLSDDTYKVILTYKVDTPTIKEDNGNYLSIDLGINNLMTCYSNQNQESFIIDGGQYLTINRYFDKEIKHYQSIVNGQGKKTSKRIQNLYKKRRKQLFHLIHSATKKVVNYCVENNISRVIVGDIKNIRDNADLGKQTNQKLHKLPFDIIYHQLEYKLNLQGITLIKKSEKYTSQCSPYSKKVTKKYADKSNRIKRGLYVDKNNNQAFNADSVGSFNILRKYLQQRRKGKDITLQVKGLSNPVKYSWNDHQFAA; this is encoded by the coding sequence TTGAAGTTAGCTAAGTATTTTATTCATAAACCTAATAAAACTCAACAAATTGTATTAAGTTGTTTAGCTTATGCTAGTGCTAGGTTATATAATATCGGCAACTATCAACGCAAAAAATGGTCTAAAGATAGTGATAATGATTATCCTGATTGGTATAAACAAAAAAAGCAATTAAAAGAAAATTTTTGGTATAAAAATTTACCTTCTCAAACAGCACAGGAAACACTTAAAATTTTAGCTGATAACTGGGATAGTTTTTATCAAAGCATTGAGGATTATCAACATAATCCTAATAAATATACTGGTGAACCTAATCCACCTAATTATAAACCTAAAGACAGTAAATTTAACTTCCGTTATCTCAATAATGGTTTTAAAATTATTGATGGTAAGTTAAGATTATCTATTCCTAAACAGTTAAAAAAGTATCTAAAAGAGGAATACTCTATTACCAACAAATTCTTATGGATAAGAGTGCCTAATGAGCTGTTATCCAGTAATAGAGATGTCCTTAACTCAACTACTAGAATTGAGTTTAAACCTTTAAGCGATGATACTTATAAGGTAATTTTAACTTATAAAGTAGATACTCCTACTATTAAAGAAGATAACGGTAATTATTTAAGTATTGATCTAGGCATTAATAATCTAATGACTTGCTACAGCAATCAAAATCAAGAAAGCTTTATTATTGATGGCGGACAGTATTTAACTATTAATCGTTACTTCGATAAAGAGATCAAACATTATCAATCTATTGTAAACGGACAGGGTAAAAAGACTTCTAAACGTATTCAGAACCTATATAAAAAGCGACGCAAACAATTATTTCACCTAATTCATAGTGCAACTAAAAAAGTAGTTAATTACTGTGTTGAAAATAATATATCTAGAGTAATCGTTGGTGATATTAAAAATATTCGTGATAATGCTGACCTAGGTAAACAGACTAATCAAAAGCTCCATAAACTACCTTTTGATATTATCTATCACCAGCTAGAGTATAAACTTAATTTACAGGGGATTACTTTAATCAAGAAGAGTGAAAAATATACCAGTCAATGCAGCCCTTACAGTAAAAAAGTAACTAAGAAATATGCCGATAAGTCTAATCGTATTAAACGCGGCTTATATGTAGACAAAAATAATAATCAAGCCTTTAATGCCGATAGTGTAGGTTCATTTAATATCTTACGCAAATACTTACAGCAGCGACGTAAAGGAAAAGATATTACTCTGCAGGTTAAAGGTTTATCAAATCCAGTTAAATATAGCTGGAATGATCATCAATTTGCAGCTTAA
- a CDS encoding ankyrin repeat domain-containing protein, with translation MPVLFCKINLMEYYEIFGSIIQKGFHFKSGAEQRKEETSFLKSGPYYRGWIPTGGESIPIEELGAARGDTAIDNILVVWLAEDLRDNQTKIIGWHEQAKVYRDYINAPDRLYNIEARREDTTFLPLTDWDFTVSLVTDWEQERRGRGCWYSVGGNKDLVREIKDYIADYKKTNQVQYIDDRLNDIERIWRLEQMLEKNYSLPEIKFLVESGIDLNRRLEDKYTLLMVAAQCNDDPEIITSLVNNGAHIQVVDKYGETALIKAAGWTDNPEVVDRLIFHGARIDYSAGECGYTPLIIAAARNSNPEVTAELVKQGADIDQTTDFGFTPLMAAVKNNSNPKVAEKLLDSGVDVGDKINGQTVADFAEKDILLRNSDVYFNNINMQA, from the coding sequence ATGCCGGTTCTTTTTTGTAAAATTAATTTGATGGAATATTATGAAATCTTTGGTTCTATAATTCAGAAAGGTTTTCACTTTAAAAGTGGAGCAGAGCAGAGAAAAGAGGAGACTAGTTTCTTAAAGTCAGGTCCTTATTATAGAGGTTGGATACCGACAGGCGGAGAGTCGATTCCGATTGAAGAGTTAGGTGCAGCCAGAGGAGATACAGCTATCGATAATATTCTTGTGGTCTGGTTAGCCGAGGATTTAAGAGATAACCAGACTAAGATTATAGGTTGGCATGAGCAGGCAAAGGTTTATCGTGATTATATAAATGCTCCCGATAGGCTGTATAATATTGAGGCTAGAAGGGAAGATACTACTTTCTTACCTTTAACAGATTGGGACTTTACTGTTTCTTTAGTAACTGACTGGGAACAGGAAAGAAGAGGTAGGGGCTGCTGGTATTCTGTTGGAGGAAATAAAGATTTAGTAAGGGAAATCAAGGATTATATTGCCGACTATAAGAAGACTAATCAGGTCCAATATATAGATGATCGATTAAATGATATAGAACGGATCTGGAGGTTAGAACAGATGCTAGAAAAGAATTACTCCCTGCCGGAAATAAAATTTTTAGTTGAGAGCGGAATTGATCTTAATAGGAGATTAGAAGATAAGTATACCTTATTGATGGTAGCAGCCCAGTGTAATGATGATCCGGAAATAATTACTTCATTAGTAAATAACGGTGCTCATATACAGGTAGTAGATAAATATGGAGAAACAGCTTTAATCAAGGCCGCCGGCTGGACAGATAATCCAGAAGTAGTTGATAGATTGATATTCCACGGTGCCAGAATAGATTATAGTGCGGGAGAATGCGGATATACTCCCTTAATAATAGCTGCTGCCCGAAATAGTAATCCCGAAGTAACTGCAGAACTTGTTAAACAGGGAGCTGATATTGATCAGACAACCGACTTTGGTTTTACTCCCTTGATGGCTGCAGTTAAGAATAATTCTAATCCTAAGGTAGCAGAGAAGCTGTTGGATTCAGGGGTGGATGTTGGAGATAAAATTAATGGTCAAACTGTAGCTGATTTTGCTGAGAAGGATATTCTGCTTAGAAATAGTGATGTCTATTTTAATAATATTAATATGCAGGCATGA
- a CDS encoding hydrogenase maturation protease — MMKPKSKLTVIGMGSLIKSDDGIGIQILRKLKENEELKEVPLLEVGTSPMNYLEKISNSKIIIGIDAVYGGEGPGSIYRFTLDEIERKGETRKDAHGFSLPDVIELARARTGFPIEVIIYGIEPLDLSLNIQLSSPVKKALPKAVTEIKKEIKQISSAG; from the coding sequence ATGATGAAACCTAAATCTAAGCTTACAGTTATTGGAATGGGTAGTCTAATTAAGTCTGATGATGGGATAGGAATCCAGATTCTAAGAAAGCTTAAGGAGAATGAAGAGCTTAAAGAAGTACCGCTACTAGAAGTTGGAACTTCACCAATGAATTACTTAGAGAAAATAAGTAATTCCAAAATTATTATTGGTATCGATGCAGTCTATGGAGGAGAAGGGCCAGGCAGCATCTACCGCTTTACATTAGATGAAATTGAGAGAAAGGGTGAAACAAGAAAGGACGCCCACGGCTTCTCGCTGCCTGATGTTATTGAACTGGCTAGAGCACGAACCGGCTTTCCAATTGAAGTAATCATCTACGGTATAGAACCGCTGGATCTAAGCCTCAATATTCAGCTTTCTTCTCCGGTTAAAAAAGCACTACCTAAAGCAGTTACAGAAATAAAGAAAGAGATTAAACAGATAAGCAGTGCTGGTTAA